The Clarias gariepinus isolate MV-2021 ecotype Netherlands chromosome 24, CGAR_prim_01v2, whole genome shotgun sequence region ATGAATGTTTTGAATGGCTGTGTGAGGAACCGTGACAAAAAATTAACAGATCCTCTAGAGGATACTCTTCTCTTTGCACTTAGTAACTCCTAGAGTGTGCTTCCATCAAATTGAGTCTTTTAAGGGGGACCCTATAGCGCACTGCATAACATACTCTTCAATGCAAGGGCAGTCTAGAAGTCTGTATATCCTTTTCCCTCACGTGTCAAGGATCTGTAGAAAGTTCTTTATCATATTTTCCCATATATATCAGCGGCCTATATGGCACTTCAGGTCATCTTCTTACATTTAGAAGCTGCCTCTTCACATTTCTTCACATgtgaggattgcctggactgttccATATTACACACCGAAAACTATAACAAAAGTATAGTAGTAGTTAATAGAAAAACTACACCAAAACTATCCTCGAAACTTTTAGATACCACCTCGTATTAAGTCAGAATTGCATGATTCACTTcttataattatgagatagtgaCTCACAAAGATAGCAagtcataattattaaatgatcTTATAGCTGTGAGATAGAAAGTTATAATTATAAGATAAGGAtctcataattttttaaatagtaagtcacaattataaagataaagataaaaaaactaaagagataaagagactttATTCTCATTATAGTGATACAACAAAATTAGTTTGGTAGCTCTCAGAGACCAGCAGCAATAATAAACATAAGaagaaacaaaattataaacaaaatataacgaataaagaataaacacaaGTAATTGcactaaaatgtataaatttataTCCAATATATTCtcaaaatatacaatgtaatgtATGTGAAGTGAGACCTGGATCTTAGTGTAAACAGtagagtgcaaaaaaaaagtgcaaacatgATTGTCTAAGGTAAGAAATAATTGCACAAGTTATACTAATAGCTGGAGTCACAGTACTGGTGTGAAGTGTTTGGTGCAAaaaaagtgtcttgtgcattaTCTTGTGCAGCATAGGGAAAGGGGTCAAACAGCTGATAAGCTTATAAGAAAGGATctcataaaaatgtaagtcataattatgaaatGAGTATCTTATAATTTTTAGATAGAAAAATCATAAGATAGCAATCATAAGATAGCAAGTGACAATTCTAAGAGAAGGATATTATAATTTAGTGATAGcaagtcataattatgaaaaaaaggatctaataattttttagatAGCAGgttataattatgagatagaGATCTTATAAATATGAGATAGAAAGTCACAATTATAAGATAAGGATCTTGTCGTTTTGAAAAAGAAAGTCATACAGTAATTATGAGATAAGTATCTCTTAATTCTGAGATAGCAAGTCACATATAGACTATAAGATAAGGATCTTAGAATTTTGTAATAGcaagtcataattatgaaaaaaaaaagatcttataATTTTGAGATAGCAGgttataattatgagataatgcTCTTATAATTTTGAGACAGCAAGTCACAATTATAAGATAAGGATTTCATAATTTTGAGATAGCAAGTCACAATTATAAGATAAGAATCTCATACGAatcttataattttaaaaaagaaagtcatAATTGTGAGATAGGTATCTCAGCTAGATAGCAAGTCACGATTATAGGATAAGTATCTCATAATTTTAAAtggtaagtcataattatgagagaAGAATCTAGTAATTTTGAGACAGAAAGTCACAATTATAAGATGAGGATCTTATATTTTCGagataaaaaaatcagaattatGAGATAAGGCTCTTATAATTTTAAGACAGCAAGTTACAATTATAAGATAACTATCCTGTAATTTtgagaataaaaattatataaaaagtcataattatgagataaaatCTACATTTTCAGGTTTAACATGACTagtgtttattgtattttttttgcttttccatTATAATTAATGTTTGATAGCTGATTGGCTGCTCCAGGGGGGCGTGGCGAGCAGCGGAAAGCTCATTGGGTTAACTCCCGGAAATGTCCTATTCGCTCCTCGAAAATAATCAACAAGTGACATCGCGttgaatttttttgcaaaaggaAACATGGACGCTGATAGTACTTCAAGCGTAGCTTCGTCAGAAACGAAAGACTTCGGCAAGGCGTTTTGCATCATTACAGGAGCATCTAAAGGGTTCGGAAGATGTCTCGCTAAAGAAATATCAGCTCTCCTAAAACCGGGCTCGGTGCTCCTTCTGGTTGCCAGATCGGGAGATAAGCTGCAGGAGCTAAAGGAAGAATTATCCTCGCATAGAGGTGGCCTGGTTGTCCGCTGTGTGGTCGCAGATCTGGGGCAGAAAGATGGagtggaaagagttttaatgGAAGCCAGAGAGATCTCAAAATCTGATATAAACAGCCTCTTACTATTCAATAACGCAGGTGAGTAATCTGTAAATAGGAAACTCATTCATGTGTTGTGGTCTTCAAGGCTGATCTATGGCCCTTTGGGCTTCCCATAGCTGCTGTACTGTACAGCATATCAGCAGTAAACACAAACCTGTTTAAAGGCAAGTCATTACTatgtaattagatttttttttcttttattattttatttatccgAGTTCGGATAAAGCAGTAAAGATGAAAAGTGAGTGAGTCTTTgccagctttttatttttattttttgcattggcATTTTTAGTTAGTTAGGCCGAAGATGCTTTGTCAGATTAAATATGCATGCATTTTCATACCTAAAgatctttttgttgttgctggaTTCATAGAAATGACTTCAAAGAGAAAGACttgtaagaaaatgtcatattcTGCCATTTTTCAGTAGAAAATCTAGCATAAAACAGTaatcaaaaatattttgcaATGTCCTCAGATATAAAGATCAATAAATGGACATGTAAAATGTCATAGGTTGTGCATTTGAAGATCTTTCAGAAATTAAGATGTTtgattttcaatttaaaataaaggtaaaaatataattttaagtaGCTTTAAGTttcatgtttttacttttattacaaaacattattatgattatcattattatttatatatttatacacaatatgtatagtgtgtgtgtgtatatttgtattttttatatatatatatatattttggcgTATATTTTACCTAAAGACATTTTTAGTAGtattgaaaaaaacattttctaatcCAATAACATGGCTAATTAAATCCTAAATATGGGAGCATTTTGCTACACTGTGATCCTTATTGGCCTGGGAATAAATTTGCCCTTTCTTTAAGGCTCACTGGGCGATGTTTCACGCTACAGCCGAAGCTTTACTGACATGGACGAAGTGGACAGGTATCTGTCGATGAACGTGAGCTCAGTGCTGTGTTTGACTGCTGGGATCCTGCAGCTCTTTCCAGCTAACATGGGTCTGCGGCGCTGCGTGGTGAACGTGAGCTCTCTGTGCGCTCTGCAGCCTTTTCCTTCTTGGGTGCTCTATTGTTCGGGTAAAGCGGCACGAGACATGATGTTCCGTGTCCTGGCCAAGGAGGAGTCTGAGCTCAGGGTTCTCAGCTATGCTCCAGGTAAACATGTAAAGCACAGTGTTGGAGATCCTAACAATTTGACAGTGTAGCCAAGTTTAGATCCttttatagacatttttttaactaaatctGAAAACTGGCAAGCAAGTTTTATGTTCTCTGGTATGAAAGTATGTGAAAACGCTTccctttttcaaataaataaaccccTTTCAGATATGCACCCCTTTGCATAATGTTTACTGACATTTAAGAGGCTTCATGTCTTAATGTGGCCAATTCCTAAAAATCAATCTGCAAACCGTACTAGTTCGACAATAGTAACTTTACCGGATTACTTTCACCCCAGAACATGTCTGAACTGCATGAGGCACATTTACAGTTACAATTACAATTATGAAAAATTATGAAGTACTCATGTAAGAGTGAAGGTATGTGAAGTGGAATAACCGATCATGACAGTCAAGACAGTTATGCTGTAAAGGCTGTGAGATTGTGCAGAATTCTCTAGTTGGGATACATTTTAATCATCTTAGTGTGAAAAGTGTGTTCTAAGCAGGTACAGTGGTAACTCGGCATACAAATTTGGTCCGTTTTGGAAGTGGGCTCTTAACgtgaaatttcgtattgcgaaacgcattctttcataggaaataatgtaaatgcagataatccgttccagctatccaaaaaattaccaatttccaacactataatcatatttttgcataaaaaatgaaaaaacatgtaaatgaagtaaaatattaaataaacagactTAATTC contains the following coding sequences:
- the spra gene encoding sepiapterin reductase a, translating into MDADSTSSVASSETKDFGKAFCIITGASKGFGRCLAKEISALLKPGSVLLLVARSGDKLQELKEELSSHRGGLVVRCVVADLGQKDGVERVLMEAREISKSDINSLLLFNNAGSLGDVSRYSRSFTDMDEVDRYLSMNVSSVLCLTAGILQLFPANMGLRRCVVNVSSLCALQPFPSWVLYCSGKAARDMMFRVLAKEESELRVLSYAPGPLDTDMQLIARSDTADNEIRNSMLAMHSDGNLLTCEESVGKLIKVLLKDDYESGAHLDFYDL